The genome window ATGCCCCGGATGCATTTGAGCTTGATGACAGCTTAGAAACAGCGAGCGTCATCACCGCAGCTGAAACCCAAGAGCGTAACTTCCACCGTGAAGAAGATGTGGACTACATCTCATTTACGCTTGATGCTCTCTCTGATTTTACAATCAGCACCGATGGCGTTTACGGCGGCACCAACCTGACCCTTTATGATTCAGAGGGTACTGAACTGGAGGCAGTCGCGAGCGGGGCAACTGCCGAGTTCGTATCCATTGAGCAGATAGGCATGGCTCCAGGGACTTACACCGTCAAGGTTGAATCCCAAAATCCGACAATTCTTATCTCCTATGAGCTGATGCTCGAGGTGGTTGCATATCCTGCTGCGCCGGAGAACTTCCGATGCTCGGGGGTAGAGGGAGCTATTAACTTAGTTTGGAATGCCGTACCTGGTGCAACCAGCTACAACATCTCCTACGAGTACTCCGACAACCCACCGCTTCAAACACTGGAAGCCGCGGAAGGTCCTTCACCTTTGGTCACATCAGAGATCAGCTACTCATTAACCGGACTGCCAACGGAAGCAGAAACCTTCTTCCGCGTAACTGCGGTTGCCGGCGAGCAAGAAAGCGAATTCTCTGAAGTCGTTAGCTGCACACCTCAGTGAAAACTGGTGCATCCGCCAGAAGATGATATGATTGCCTGAATGATGGTGGGTGCTTTAGGTGCCCACGCAGGAAGGCGATTATGACAGACTCTCATCTCACATTATCGGTTGGCGAAACGCTTTTCACCCAGGGCGATGAAGGCGACACCATGTTCGTCATTACCACCGGTGAAATTCAAATATCGCGAATCGTCGACGGCCAGAAAACCGTCCTCGCCAACCTAGGTTCTGGTGAATTTCTCGGAGAAATGTCACTTGTAAACCAAGAAGCGCGCTCCGCCACCGGGATTGCTACTCAGCCGACCACTCTGATGGTCTATAACAAAGAAAAATTTACTGAATTGCTCACGACGCGGCCACTCATTGCCCAGCGAATCATTGAAAGACTCGCAGATAGGCTGCGTCAAACAACCGAGCAACTGACCGAGCTTAAAAGCAAGCTGGATTAAAAACTTTCAGTAAGTTCCTATTGCCGCATCAATCTGTTCAAGCATCTTCTTCATTGTCGTCAGTTCATGCTCAAATTGCGCTCTCTTGGGATGACCCTGCCCCATATATTGGAGCGTATTCTCTTTTTCTTTAATTCGGTTGAGCAGCTGTTGGCGCTGAGATTCCGCATTATCATCCACAGGCTCACCTGTTCCCAGCCTCGCACTCCCGGCTTTACCGCTTCCAGACGAGGCACCCAGCATCTCCGTGCTCGGCAGCCGGTTTTTCCGCTCTAACTTATCCAGATCTTTCTCGTCGGCCATGGCAAAACTATACCCTGAGATAGATCTCACGGCTACCTTCTCCTACACAGACTCTGCCGACTCTATGGAATTAGCATCAAGGCTGGCATTCAAGAGCCGTTCTATCTATAAATTTAATATGAATCATCTCGCTTGATGGCTCTGAAATGAATTGGGGAACAAAATGGAATTTGATGGGGACGTAATCATTAGCAGCGATGACCAAGTCATGGACTACTACGCCTACGATAAAATCAATGGGAACCTGCTTCTTGAAAGCACCGATGTTACCAAACTCTTTTTGCCTGAGCTTAAAGAAGTAACTGGAAATGTTATCATTACCTATAATGAATTCCTGAAAGACATCAGCGAGCTCAGCGGTCTAAAATCTGTTGGCGGTGAATTTAAAATCACGCACAACGATGCCCTCACGACCACCGCGGTTGAGGCACTTCGTGATCAAGTCGCTGGTAAGGGCGGCATCAAAGGTGCAGTCACCATTCAAGGCAACCTCGAAGACGGACCGGTTGATGGTAACGGTACTTTTGAGGGCAATGTAATGATCACGAAAGACAGTGATGTCCTCATCTACTCTAGCTTCGTAAAAATCGCTGGTAAGCTCAATGTATCGGGGCTTTATGTGACCTCCGTTAAGCTACCTAAACTTAAAGAAGTCGGTGGTGATTTCGAAATTGTGGGGACCA of Deltaproteobacteria bacterium contains these proteins:
- a CDS encoding Crp/Fnr family transcriptional regulator; amino-acid sequence: MTDSHLTLSVGETLFTQGDEGDTMFVITTGEIQISRIVDGQKTVLANLGSGEFLGEMSLVNQEARSATGIATQPTTLMVYNKEKFTELLTTRPLIAQRIIERLADRLRQTTEQLTELKSKLD